The genomic region TGCCTTTCTCCTTCAGCCACGCGTCGGCGGCATCTTTCGGGTTCTGCTTCTGGCTGCCGCTGACCGCACGGTTGAGGTTGATGAGGTCTTCCGTGGTCAGGACCTTCGACACGGCGTTGAGGGCTTCCTTTGCCTTGTCCGTCATCTTCGCCGTGTTGTACAGGGGCAGGACCTGCTGGGCGATGAAGTTGTTCTTCGGGTCCTCCAGGACCACGAGGTCGTTGTCCGGGATGGACGGGGTGGTGGTGTAGATGTCCGCGACCTGGACCTGGTCCGAGAGCAGGGCCTTGAGCGTGACGGCGCCGCCGCCGTCGCTGAACGGCTCCAGTTTCTTGGGCACGCAGTTGTAGTTCTTCGCCAGGCCGGGCAGGCCGTAGGCGCGCTCGGCGAAGGTCGCCGGGGCGCCGATGACGAGGTCTCCGCAGACCTTGGCCATGTCTTCGATGGACTTGAGCTGGTACTTCTCGGCCGTGGCCTTGGTGACCACCATGGCGTCCTTATCCTCGGCCTTGGAGGCGTCCAGCACCGCCAGGCCCTGCGGCAGCTTGGTCGGGAGCGCCTTGGCGATGTCCTCGGCGGAAACCTCGGTGGCGTCCTTGTTCACGTGCAGCAGCAGGTTGCCGCTGTAGTCGGGAACGACGTCCACCGAGCCGTCCTGGACTGCCTTGAAGTAGACCTCGCGCGAGCCGATGTTCGGCTTGGTGCTGGCCGTGACGCCGGCGGCGTTCAGGGCGCCGGCGTAGACCTCGGCCATGATCTGGCTCTCGGGGAAATCAGCGGAGCCGATCACCAGGGCGCCGCCTGAACCGGATGCGGCGCCGCTGCTGGCCGGAGCCGAGCTCAGCGGGTTGGATGAGCCTCCGCAGGCGGAGAGGGCCAGGGCCAGGCCCACGCCGGCGGCCAGGCCGCCGAATGCGCGCCTGCCGAGGGCTCTTTGGCGGGATTCCTTCATGACGTACCTCCTTGAACAACAGTCTCCACGAGTGCGGGGTCTGTGAGATCAACCGCAGCCTGCTGGCTGCGGTTCGGCTGGGAAGAGGCGCCCCGTGACAGGAACAGCCTCTGGATTAGGGCAAGGACAAGGTCGACGCTGATCGCGAGGGCCGCGATCAGCAGGGAACCGCCCAGCATTTGCGGGAAGTCGGAAAGCACGAGCCCGTCGAACAGGTAGCGGCCCAGGCCGCCCAGGTTGATGTAGGCAACCACCGAGACGGTGGCGATCACCTGGAGCACCCCGGTCCGGAACCCGCCGTACATGACGGGCAGCGCGTTGGGGAATTCCGCGCGGAACAGCACCTGCATCTCGGTCATGCCCATCGCCCGGGCGGCGTCCACCACGTTCCGGTCGACGCTGGAGATCCCGGCGTAGGTACCGGCCAGCAGGGGCGGGACCGTCAAGATCACGAGGGCCCAGATCGGCGGCATCAGCCCGATGCCGGCCACCAGGACGAACAAGGTGAGCAGGCCGAGGGTCGGCAGGGCGCGCAGCGCGCCGGCCCCCGCCACGACCGCCACCCGCCCGCGGCCGGTGTGCCCCACGAACAGGCCCACCGGCACGGCGATCGCGATGGCGATCACCATCACCAGGCCCGTGTAGAGCAGGTGCTCCGCCAGCCGCACCGGAATCCCGGCGCTGCCGGACCAGTTCGCAGGATCGGCGAGCCAGGCAAAGGTGTCCGTGACGACATTGTTCATGCGTTGCCCCCTCCGGTCTTGGGGCGCGAAAGCCGCAGTGCCGCGGCAGCGGCACCGGCCTTCTCCGGGCCGGCGCCGGCGCCGGTGCCGGCACCCGTGGTCCCCGCGGCGCGGGTCCAGGGGGTCAGCAACCGTTCGAGCAGGACCAGGACGGCGTCCATCAGCAGCGCGAGGATCAGGATGGCGATGATGCCCACCACCACCTCGGTGACGAAATCACGTTGCAGGCCGGAGGTGAAGAGCATTCCGAGGTTGCCGATGCCGAGCAGGGCCGCGACACTGACCAGCGAGATGTTGCTGACCGAGACCACACGCAGTCCGGCAAAAAGCACCGGCAGGGACAGCGGCAGGTCGATCTGCATGAAGCGGGCGAAGGGTTTGAAACCCATGGCGACGGCGGCCTGCCGGAGGTCCTCGTCCACCGAGTCGAAGGCATCCAGTGTGGCGCGCACGAGGAGGGCGACGGCGTAGATGGTCAGGGCCACGACGACGTTGACAGGATCCAAAATCCGCGTTCCGAGGATGGTCGGCAGGATGATGAAAAGCGCCAGGGACGGGATCGTGTAGAGCAGTGAAGATGCTGTCAGGACGCCGGAGCGGAGCACGCGGCTCTGTCGGGCGGCCTGGGCCAGCGGGATGGCAATGAGAACCCCGAACACCATCGGCAGGATGGCCAGGACCAGGTGCTGGCCGGCGAGGGTGAAGACCTCCGTACGGTTGGCCAGGAACCACTCCATTAGAGCACTCCGTGCCGGACGTTGCGGTCCGACTCGATAACGGCGAGGACTTCGGCGGCGGCGATAACCCCGGCCGCCCGGCCGTCGTCGTCCACGGCGACGCCAAGGCCCGACGGCGAGGACAGTGCCGCGTCCAGGGCGCGGCGGAGCGTGTCCCCCTTGCGGAAGAGGGAGCCGCCGGGAACCATCGCGGTGCCGGCCCCGGGCCCCGCCCAGCCAAGGGGACGGAGCGCGTCGTCGACAACCAGCTGCCAGTCGTCGGAGCCGCCCTGCTCCCGGAGCTGTTCGGGAGTGACCGTGCGGACGGGGTGGATGGTGACGCCGTCGGACGGGCTGAAGCCCAGGTGCCGGAAGCCGCGGTCCCGGCCCACGAAGGAGGCCACGAAGTCGGTGGCGGGCGCGCGCAGGATCTCTTCCGGGGCGGCGTACTGCGCCAGCTTGCCGCCGAGGGCGAACACGGCCACCTTGTCCCCCAGCACAGTGGCCTCGTCAATGTCGTGGGTGACAAAGACGATGGTCTTGGCGAGGTCGCGCTGGAGCCGGAGAAGCTCCTGCTGGAGTTCGTCGCGGACCACGGGGTCCACGGCGCTGAAGGGTTCGTCCATGAGCAGTACGGGAGGATCGGCGGCGAGTGCCCGGGCCACGCCGACGCGCTGCTGCTGGCCGCCCGAAAGCTGCGACGGGTACCGTTTGCCGAGCGACGGGGCCAGCCCGACGACGTCGAGCAGCTCTTCCGCGCGCTTGCGGGCATCGGCTTTGGACACCCCGTTGAGCCGGGGGACGGTGGCGATGTTGTCCAGCACGGAGCGGTGCGGCATCAGGCCGGAGGACTGCATGACGTAGCCCATGGAACGCCGCAGCTGGGCGGCCGGCACGGAGGTGACGTCGGCCCCGCCTACGGTGATGATGCCGGACGTGGGCTCGACCATGCGGTTGATCATCCGCAGGGAGGTGGTCTTCCCGCAGCCGGAGGGGCCAACGAAGACCGTGATGGCGCCCTTATCGATGGACATGGTCAGCCCGTCAACGGCGGGCTGGCCGCCCTGGTACTGCTTTGTGACGTTTTGGAACTCGATCATGGCTTCGGCCATTTCCGGGCTTACCTAACTGTTGGCGGCGACAAAAAGTGACCAGCCGACTGTTCGTCAGTGTGCTGGCCATGGAGCAGTTAGCACTTAGCGTAGCGAGCACTCATGACAAAGTCATGGAAATGCAGTCAGCGGCGCCGCGGCTCCCCAAAGGCTTCGGAAGCACGACGATTTCGGATGGGTGGCGCACCGGAGAGGTTCCGGCGCACCACCCGGACCGTCGTAACAGGCCGCGGCGGGCTTCAGCGGGAGCGGCGCCGGCCGCCCCTGGAACCAC from Arthrobacter sp. NicSoilB8 harbors:
- a CDS encoding ABC transporter substrate-binding protein: MKESRQRALGRRAFGGLAAGVGLALALSACGGSSNPLSSAPASSGAASGSGGALVIGSADFPESQIMAEVYAGALNAAGVTASTKPNIGSREVYFKAVQDGSVDVVPDYSGNLLLHVNKDATEVSAEDIAKALPTKLPQGLAVLDASKAEDKDAMVVTKATAEKYQLKSIEDMAKVCGDLVIGAPATFAERAYGLPGLAKNYNCVPKKLEPFSDGGGAVTLKALLSDQVQVADIYTTTPSIPDNDLVVLEDPKNNFIAQQVLPLYNTAKMTDKAKEALNAVSKVLTTEDLINLNRAVSGSQKQNPKDAADAWLKEKGIVKQ
- a CDS encoding ABC transporter permease — translated: MNNVVTDTFAWLADPANWSGSAGIPVRLAEHLLYTGLVMVIAIAIAVPVGLFVGHTGRGRVAVVAGAGALRALPTLGLLTLFVLVAGIGLMPPIWALVILTVPPLLAGTYAGISSVDRNVVDAARAMGMTEMQVLFRAEFPNALPVMYGGFRTGVLQVIATVSVVAYINLGGLGRYLFDGLVLSDFPQMLGGSLLIAALAISVDLVLALIQRLFLSRGASSQPNRSQQAAVDLTDPALVETVVQGGTS
- a CDS encoding ATP-binding cassette domain-containing protein; translation: MAEAMIEFQNVTKQYQGGQPAVDGLTMSIDKGAITVFVGPSGCGKTTSLRMINRMVEPTSGIITVGGADVTSVPAAQLRRSMGYVMQSSGLMPHRSVLDNIATVPRLNGVSKADARKRAEELLDVVGLAPSLGKRYPSQLSGGQQQRVGVARALAADPPVLLMDEPFSAVDPVVRDELQQELLRLQRDLAKTIVFVTHDIDEATVLGDKVAVFALGGKLAQYAAPEEILRAPATDFVASFVGRDRGFRHLGFSPSDGVTIHPVRTVTPEQLREQGGSDDWQLVVDDALRPLGWAGPGAGTAMVPGGSLFRKGDTLRRALDAALSSPSGLGVAVDDDGRAAGVIAAAEVLAVIESDRNVRHGVL
- a CDS encoding ABC transporter permease: MEWFLANRTEVFTLAGQHLVLAILPMVFGVLIAIPLAQAARQSRVLRSGVLTASSLLYTIPSLALFIILPTILGTRILDPVNVVVALTIYAVALLVRATLDAFDSVDEDLRQAAVAMGFKPFARFMQIDLPLSLPVLFAGLRVVSVSNISLVSVAALLGIGNLGMLFTSGLQRDFVTEVVVGIIAILILALLMDAVLVLLERLLTPWTRAAGTTGAGTGAGAGPEKAGAAAAALRLSRPKTGGGNA